One genomic window of Panicum hallii strain FIL2 chromosome 6, PHallii_v3.1, whole genome shotgun sequence includes the following:
- the LOC112898139 gene encoding acidic leucine-rich nuclear phosphoprotein 32 family member E-like, translating into MAVTSDDFDECTFEEEEVDMDDGDISLDSEENEYDIGDDVDDEHNEEEETQDNIVGGQVEVEVEVEEEDGDEENDEEEEFREGSMPSYVRRFFEEKLTDSEKDLNENTKEWLKGEMEDKDKWALAYDEGGRR; encoded by the exons ATGGCCGTCACTTCCGATGATTTTGATGAATGTACCTTTGAGGAAGAGGAGGTGGATATGGATGATGGTGATATTTCTTTAGATTCAGAGGAAAATGAATACGATATTGGTGATGATGTTGATGATGAACACAATGAGGAAGAAGAAACGCAGGACAACATAGTTGGAGGCCAAGttgaggtggaggtggaggtagAAGAAGAAGATGGAGATGAGGAAAATGATGAGGAAGAGGAGTTTAGAGAGGGGTCAATGCCTAGTTATG TGAGAAGGTTTTTTGAAGAGAAACTTACAGATTCGGAAAAGGACTTGAACGAGAACACTAAGGAGTGGTTGAAGGGAGAAATGGAGGATAAGGACAAATGGGCTCTTGCTTACGATGAAGGAGGTAGGCGGTAA